From one Lysinibacillus sp. G4S2 genomic stretch:
- a CDS encoding GNAT family N-acetyltransferase has translation MEKVIYRSLVKEDYESVKELIGEAFGFNEFIKDKKFLDSVLTIYLQGCILESSFSKVAEKDNKVIGIILGDSKKDKNRLKKAHNIFSLATSMLKALMTNKENKKFMKEFGKVQEAYKELINGKENDFQGCIELFIVSGESRGLGVGKALMNHLFNYMESMDVKSLYLYTDNRCNYGYYDSQNFDRIDEKEIQFDKTKENLNVFLYSYDF, from the coding sequence GAAGTCTAGTTAAAGAAGATTATGAATCCGTTAAAGAATTGATTGGTGAAGCATTTGGTTTCAACGAATTTATTAAGGATAAGAAATTTTTAGATTCTGTATTAACCATCTATCTTCAAGGTTGTATTTTAGAAAGCTCATTTAGCAAAGTAGCAGAAAAAGACAATAAGGTGATTGGTATTATTTTGGGTGATTCAAAAAAAGACAAAAACCGTTTAAAGAAAGCTCATAATATTTTCAGCCTTGCCACTTCCATGCTTAAAGCACTTATGACTAATAAGGAAAATAAAAAATTCATGAAAGAGTTTGGAAAGGTTCAAGAGGCATATAAAGAGCTTATAAACGGAAAAGAAAATGATTTTCAAGGTTGTATAGAATTATTTATTGTATCGGGGGAATCAAGAGGTCTTGGGGTTGGGAAGGCTCTAATGAATCATCTGTTTAATTATATGGAAAGTATGGATGTAAAATCTTTATATTTATATACAGATAATAGATGTAACTATGGATATTATGACAGTCAAAACTTCGATCGTATAGATGAAAAAGAAATTCAATTTGATAAAACGAAA